The Lycium barbarum isolate Lr01 chromosome 12, ASM1917538v2, whole genome shotgun sequence genome includes a region encoding these proteins:
- the LOC132624812 gene encoding uncharacterized protein At5g65660-like isoform X2 codes for MEHPQYYAPHRIGDSSSRPSLGFPLGTAFLLLVIFSLSGLFSCCYHWNKIRSLLRAFTNGIDLESGDDPASFKSKLTYMSEKQNQSHSMPAVLMPGDQVPKFIALPCPCQPPRPENVVVEVPKLPSPSPPKPFRMVVGLPL; via the exons ATGGAGCATCCTCAGTACTATGCACCGCACCGTATTGGGGACTCATCATCTCGGCCGTCTCTAGGATTTCCTCTTGGAACTGCATTTCTGTTGCTTGTCATATTCAGTTTGAGTGGCCTCTTTTCTTGCTGCTATCATTGGAACAAAATCCGGTCACTCCTTAGAGCTTTCACCAATGGTATAGACCTCGAATCCGGCGATGATCCTGCCTCCTTCAAATCTAAACTCACTTATATG AGTGAGAAGCAGAACCAAAGCCACAGCATGCCGGCAGTGTTGATGCCAGGTGATCAAGTTCCTAAATTCATAGCATTGCCATGTCCATGTCAACCTCCCCGACCGGAAAATGTGGTTGTAGAGGTGCCGAAACTGCCTTCGCCTTCGCCTCCTAAGCCGTTTCGTATGGTGGTGGGATTACCTTTGTAG
- the LOC132624812 gene encoding uncharacterized protein At5g65660-like isoform X1, which produces MEHPQYYAPHRIGDSSSRPSLGFPLGTAFLLLVIFSLSGLFSCCYHWNKIRSLLRAFTNGIDLESGDDPASFKSKLTYMHSVLQSEKQNQSHSMPAVLMPGDQVPKFIALPCPCQPPRPENVVVEVPKLPSPSPPKPFRMVVGLPL; this is translated from the exons ATGGAGCATCCTCAGTACTATGCACCGCACCGTATTGGGGACTCATCATCTCGGCCGTCTCTAGGATTTCCTCTTGGAACTGCATTTCTGTTGCTTGTCATATTCAGTTTGAGTGGCCTCTTTTCTTGCTGCTATCATTGGAACAAAATCCGGTCACTCCTTAGAGCTTTCACCAATGGTATAGACCTCGAATCCGGCGATGATCCTGCCTCCTTCAAATCTAAACTCACTTATATG CACTCTGTTTTACAGAGTGAGAAGCAGAACCAAAGCCACAGCATGCCGGCAGTGTTGATGCCAGGTGATCAAGTTCCTAAATTCATAGCATTGCCATGTCCATGTCAACCTCCCCGACCGGAAAATGTGGTTGTAGAGGTGCCGAAACTGCCTTCGCCTTCGCCTCCTAAGCCGTTTCGTATGGTGGTGGGATTACCTTTGTAG
- the LOC132624813 gene encoding uncharacterized protein At5g65660-like encodes MMEHPQYYAPHRTGDSSSRPSLGFPLGTAFLLLVIFSLSGLFSCCYHCNKIRSLRRAFTNGIDLEAGDDPASFKSKLTYMNEKQNQSHSMPAVLMPGDQVPKFIALPCSCQPPRPENVVVEVPKLPSPSPPKPFRMVVGLPL; translated from the exons ATGATGGAGCATCCTCAGTACTATGCACCACACCGTACTGGGGACTCATCATCTCGACCATCTCTAGGATTTCCTCTTGGAACTGCATTTCTGTTGCTTGTCATATTCAGCTTGAGTGGTCTCTTTTCTTGCTGCTATCACTGTAACAAAATCCGGTCACTTCGTAGAGCTTTCACCAATGGTATAGACCTCGAAGCCGGCGATGATCCTGCCTCCTTCAAATCTAAACTCACTTACATG AATGAGAAGCAGAACCAAAGCCACAGCATGCCGGCAGTGTTGATGCCAGGTGATCAAGTTCCTAAATTCATAGCATTGCCATGTTCATGTCAACCTCCCCGACCGGAAAATGTGGTTGTAGAGGTGCCGAAACTGCCTTCGCCTTCGCCTCCTAAGCCGTTTCGTATGGTGGTGGGATTACCTTTGTAG